A single genomic interval of Zingiber officinale cultivar Zhangliang chromosome 4A, Zo_v1.1, whole genome shotgun sequence harbors:
- the LOC121972267 gene encoding uncharacterized protein LOC121972267, producing the protein MGSATVLASLCNGGAASASAASRSGTKDPPQNLASGGESRLGMSTASRSESAGSENHNSRSVSSSPDKDDRCYTTRGSAALVCEGENADERASAASLPRFFVSLSNKEKEEDFMVMKGCKLPQRPKKRSKFIQKCILLVSPGAWLSDLSQERYVVREKKGSRKRRRGLKAMSMESDSE; encoded by the exons ATGGGCTCTGCAACGGTCCTCGCATCACTCTGCAATGGGGGTGCCGCAAGCGCCTCCGCCGCATCAAGGTCAGGGACAAAGGATCCGCCGCAAAATCTGGCGTCCGGAGGGGAATCACGTCTCGGAATGTCCACCGCATC GAGGTCGGAATCGGCCGGGAGCGAGAACCATAACTCCCGATCTGTCTCGTCGTCGCCGGATAAGGATGACCGTTGCTACACGACCAGGGGATCGGCGGCGTTGGTATGCGAGGGCGAGAACGCCGACGAAAGAGCCTCGGCAGCCTCTCTACCTCGATTCTTCGTTTCACTGTCGaacaaggagaaggaggaggacttCATGGTGATGAAGGGGTGCAAGCTGCCGCAGCGACCCAAGAAGAGATCCAAATTCATCCAAAAATGCATACTC TTGGTGAGTCCTGGAGCATGGCTGTCAGATCTCTCACAGGAGAGGTATGTAGTCAGGGAGAAGAAGGGATCAAGAAAG AGGAGAAGAGGATTAAAGGCCATGTCCATGGAGAGTGATTCAGAATGA